Proteins co-encoded in one Pocillopora verrucosa isolate sample1 chromosome 1, ASM3666991v2, whole genome shotgun sequence genomic window:
- the LOC136284308 gene encoding ryncolin-4-like, translating to MSVSLSSTLVLGVALVVASQMLSETRAAQIGCITNTRESVISKNCAELYKCGQTISGVYTIDPDGSGAFNVYCDQTTAGGGWTVIQKRVDGTVNFNRTWEDYKKGFGGFLIREFWLGLNKIQRLTKNKTENKLRVDLGVNARKTVYIEYKWFGIENETADYKLRIGNISSATVHDSLSIHNGKSFSTWDRHPANRGCAYWGGWWYLYIDGVCTAYSHLNSIYHRHGSSYKISWANLTAKAAKTNPKTSEMKIRPADFS from the exons ATGTCTGTATCATTAAGTTCAACTTTGGTGCTCGGTGTGGCTTTAGTAGTCGCGTCTCAAATGTTATCTGAAACGCGTGCAGCCCAGATAGGGTGCATAACCAACACTAGGGAATCGGTAATAT CTAAGAACTGTGCTGAGCTTTACAAATGCGGCCAAACCATCAGTGGTGTTTATACAATCGACCCTGATGGTTCAGGTGCCTTTAATGTCTATTGTGACCAAACTACagctggtggaggatggacagtgatccagaaAAGGGTGGATGGCACTGTTAATTTCAACCGCACCTGGGAAGACTACAAAAAGGGATTTGGTGGCTTCCTCATTCGGGAATTTTGGCTGGGACTGAATAAGATCCAACGCCTAACGAAgaacaagacagaaaacaaaCTTCGCGTGGATCTGGGAGTAAATGCCCGCAAAACTGTGTACATTGAGTACAAATGGTTTGGTATTGAGAATGAGACAGCTGATTACAAGCTACGCATCGGTAATATTTCAT CTGCAACTGTTCACGATTCCCTCTCCATTCATAATGGCAAGTCATTTAGTACATGGGATAGACATCCAGCTAATCGTGGTTGTGCATATTGGGGAGGATGGTGGTACCTGTACATTGATGGAGTTTGTACTGCTTATTCACATCTTAACAGCATCTATCATCGTCATGGAAGTTCTTACAAAATTTCCTGGGCAAAC